In the genome of Brachypodium distachyon strain Bd21 chromosome 3, Brachypodium_distachyon_v3.0, whole genome shotgun sequence, the window TGTTTTGAGATACTTGATGAAATGACCTTATGGTATGGTTAGAGACACTATTTGAGACACATCTTATGTTGTGTAGAGACATTCTTAGACTACTCATAATAATTTCACTACGAGTATAAGCAAGAATTGGTACTAGGTTGAGATGGTTAAGTGAGTGTGTAGTTTTCCTTAAGGTCTTGAGTTCGAGGATTGGTTTCAACATGATTTTGTCAATGTATATTTTCTAGTTACTGAGTATATAGACACAATGTAATGTCTTTACAAAATGTCACATCGAATGTAGAGACAATATAGTGTCTCTATGAAATGTCTAAAAACTGTAAAGACACAATGAAGTGTCTTTACAAAATATCGTATTGAATGTAGAGGCAGCATAGTGTCTCTGCGTTATGTCTAAAACAATAGAGACGTTTTATCAGTGTCTCATCACACATAGCGACACTGCCCGTAGTGGCAGTTTTGTGGCACTGTACCAAGTGTGTCTAGAGTTATTGTCTCTATGAGCTATTTCTCTTGTAGTGCATGCTAAGAAAATAGAGtttgaaattaaaaaaacatataggCGTCAATAATTCATAATGGGACACTAATATGATGGAAAGTAATATAGTGAACATCAAAGTTCATGTATGCATTTTACATGCATCAACATTCCCAAGCTTAGTATATGCTCGTCTCGAGCATAAAGATGATACAATTAAGCATGGGACTTTTGATGTTTCTTATAAGTTGATACAAAGTAGAATAAGATTGATGTTAATGAGAGTATAATGTAATGTATGAAAATAAACAATCTCATGAAAAGCACTTaataatattaaaaaaaacatatgaagTCATAACATATCTTGCACTAATATTATTTTCTTATTGTATGCATTTTACATGCATCAATATGCAGCAAAGACTTCCGATAAACAGCAATGGACGGCGGACGAGTGGAGCATCAGACAAGAAACCAACAACATACTACTCCATGTTGTTACAATGGTAATTTTGTCAGACAATGCAAATAAAGGGAAAGCATGTACAAGTTAACTTGGAAATTTGAAAACATTCAATCACATACTGGTTCAAAATTTAATGAGTTACAATGACAATTAAACTACAATTTAACAAAATTCAAACCTGTAGAAACAAACTGCTAATACGGATGTTGTATTAGAGCAGCATCTAAGGCTGATTTTAATAAACCGAGGTAATCGCCCGAACAGTGTGAAGCTGTTCACGGCGTACACTCACGCCCCCTATAGGTGATGTCTTGCCGTGTGCACTCGAATGTTCTAATGACATTTGTAAAGACTTATGTGGGGACACTAACACGCACTACTGAGGATCTAGACACACCACACTACTTGGCATTTCACACTTACCAGAGGGAACTCAAAACTTTATTCAGTATCATAATTTTGATACAACACTCTTTTACTGGTTACCCTATTACTATACACAAGCATACTACTCCATCATGGTAGCTTACTCTCTCCTTGATGGTTTCTATTACTTTGAGAAACAGATtctcatactccctccgtccaacaaatgatgtcaaatttgaatgcatctatatactaagtcatatctagacacatccaaattttgacaaacttgagacatcttttattggacggaggaagtatcaaaATTTAGTTGgctgatgcagaggccggagtTTCACctcctttttggaaaaaaataacaatatCAAACTATAGCTATTGcattaaagaagaaaataaactaATGGAAGTCGAAGACACGGAATGGTGGTGAATAGAGAGAAAGATTATTATGATTTTCTTGTTCCTGAAAATATTCTATCTACCGTAGATAATCGAGAATTTTCATGTCTTTTAATTCTTTTACTCGTAATTGGAAATTAGGAAAGGTGGTGTGGTTGTAGCGGTACACCTCAGTGTGAGCACAAAACGACGTGATGTTTGACAAATGTCATCATCCTAAACATCTTAATACATATAGTTATTCTTTAGAATAGTCTACAAGTATCTTAGTTCTAGAGAATTTTCAGCTATTCATTAAGCTTCGCTAGGACTTTCAATGGTAAATAACATCTCTCTGATTCATCTAATTTCTAAAGCCTTTTAGAATATTTCAATCCTCTCATGACTAACGTTCACTATAAGGCTCTTGTAAATATATTACTCCTCTAATATCCATAAATAGTATGACTTGCTAATTTTCAACGCTCTCAATTTTACAAAGTATTCTAAAATATTCCCAAATATATCAACATGCTTCTGCTGCATCAAGTCGAAATAGTAGACGATTTCACTGAATACTTGGCCGAGCGGAGAAGCAAACACCCAGGGATGAGGCAGCTCGAACTGAAACCGGTACCAGATACTACGTATAAGCGCCAACGACGGATAAAATGTAAAGGGCGGCCATCTGCCCCGCCGGCCCGCAGCTGCAGACGCAACTTGCGCACCGGATGCAGTTCACCACCCTGGCATACCGCATACGGCACCTCTCGTTCCCCGGCAAAACCATGCCGCACTGGCCGAACGGCAGAGGACACAAATGGAGATGACATCCACCATCACCCGTGACACCGCCACCGCGACTGTGGAGCAGGAATCCCTCGTTGCGCGGGACCTTGTCAGGCTTGCAAAGTGTGTGGTGCGGACGGTTAAAGGAAGTCGAGCCTGCCAACCACTACGGAAACCCATCACGGCTCATCCTCATTATTTTGTTGCCCGATCGTAGCCGCCGGCGGGTTGCCGATGTTGATCACCATGTTGTCGTCGTGGCGCCTGCGCACCCTTCAAATGACCTCGGAGCACCTCTCGAAGCTGGATGGTAACCTCGTAACCTCTCGCACCATCCTCCTGACTTCCGCAACCTCAAGCCGGGGATCACTAATGGTGTCCACGTTTTCGTTTTGATCTTAAAACGCCTATAAACAAACTTTCCTTCGTGTTTCCGAAGCACGGCGACGGAGAATACAGAAACAAGGAAACATCAGCATATTGATCCAGGATTAGGGAGAGAAACTTCGTCGGAGTCGTCACCGGCCGCCTCTCGTTCTCCTCCAACGTCCTCTCCATCATGGCCATGATGAGGGAGTGGTCCCCTTTGGACTATGGGTTTGTGGAAATAACTtgatctctctctttcctgTGCTATCATGTTACAATAGAATCATTCTAGCTGCTTAACGCGAAAAGTATACCTCTCTTATGGGCAAAATTGGGACTGGAGGGCGTGCAAAACAAATCCCGAAAAATACGGAGCTAATCAATTTACCTACCAATCATTGTACAACCTGAAATGtgtcgattttttttttgcacaagCACTGTGTCGATATTGACAATGAGGCATGGCCGTGGCAAGTGTGCTAGCTTGCCGTTACTCCAAACATAGCCTAAAGCTTTAGTAGTTCCATtggaaaaatatactttttccGTTTAGAAATAAGCGaattggatttgtataagaaaccatacaaattcaagtcatttattttcggacggagtgagtaattCTGCTCTGTCTAAGAGCAATTCAAGTGGCATCCTAATAGATTAGAACAATCTCTGCCATAGAGTTAGTTTATGCAGCTCTGACCTAtactcccaagtcccaactcCCCGGTGATAATCTGATTTGTTGCCTCGCGTCCAAATACGCAGTGTATTTGCATAAGTAttctgttcttttcttcttctcaaaacAACAACTGCCTGCTTTATCTTGGCTGCTTCATAAATGGTTAGCTACTCGCGTGGCCGGCTTTTTGGTTGCAATATGGTCTACTCATTGCATACTGTTCTCAGTACTGATTTTGTTCAGTTGACAACACTTTTCGTAACTGACAGGACAAAATACATGAAGAGAGATGGCCTGGTCAACTACTTCGCTTCCCGGCCGAAACTGGTCGATGTTTGTGCTGATACATTGTCAAATGCAAGTTCGTTCGGTCTAATCTTGTCCAATTACCTTGGGCATCTTCTGTTTTGAGATCGGATAAGACGACTGGTGACTGCCTAATCTGGCATTTACGTTTACATATCTTTGAGGCTGCCACTGCAGATCGCAGTCGGATCAATGAGTGTGTGCGCGCAGGTGAGCAGGTCATACGTCCTGGCTAATATCAAGTGCCCGCGCGGTACATGACTACAGAAGTAGTACTAGAGCAGAAAGGCTCGAGGAAACCTTGCTTATTCCGGCCGTGGATTCGATGTGTGCAACCGATGTGGCCGCAAAGTTAGTTGGCCGTGTAAATGAAAACCAGGAGAGCAATGCAAAACCACAAGGGGGCCTGGCCTGCCTGCGTGCGTGACTGGGCAAAACGAGACAAGTTAACCAGACACTGCCTTTCCATCGATCTCTCCCATCTGCCCCGGCGTGCAGGCACTCATTGCGCCCCCGCGTATCCTCGTACAAATACACAGCACAGGCACTTGGTGGGGAACAGTGCCAACCTTTCCCGCGCCGATGGCTCCCCGTCTCCCTCTTGTCCGGGGCGCTCCTgcccgccttctcctcctcctcgctgtgGTGCTCGCCCAGCTCGGGCCGCTCTCCTGCGACACGCTCCGCGGCTCCGTCACCTGCCTCGACTGCGCCGCGGGCCACCACCTCTCCGGTACGTAATACGCGCAACAGAACGGGAAGAATGATCCGTGGGAAATTCCTAGAGATATAACAATCGTCCTGACTCCTGACACTTGCGCAAATGCATGTGTTATTAAACCAGGGGTGGTGGTTGCGGTGAAAtgcaccggcggcgcgggcctgCACGCGGCGCAGAccgacggcagcggcagcttcGACGTGGCCGTGCCGGCGGCCTCGGGCTCGCGGTGCGCGGCCAGGGTCCTCGGTGGCGCGGAGCAGCTCTGCGCGCCGCAGGGGCTCGCCGTCGCgcgcgtcgtcgccgccgccgggggctccTATGCGCTGGGATCCCGCCTCGCCGTCTTCACAAggtgcggcgccggcgccggtgccgttGCGACGATGGccaccggcagcggcggccaaAGGCCCGCACCACCCGGGCCGCGGCCGGTGATGTCTCCCCCGCAGGCCGTTGGCCGCGGCAGCAGCTCCCCACCCTACGGCCTGGGAATCCCTCTCATCTACTTCTTCCCTTTCATCCCCATCATCGGCATCCCCTGAATTCTGAACGAACGTATCGGCATCCCCTAAAATTTGAATCCTTGCAGTACCGTTTACTATTCAGTTATCTTCGTTTAACCAGCCAACCAGGTTCGCAGTAATATTTTGTTATCCATGTCACGGTGTGCTCGTGTAGTCGTGTGAGCAACGGCCAATAAGCATTTGTTTCGTAAACTAGGTGTTAATCGATTCTACTGTCGCTTTCAGTTATGGGCGACAACTTTGTGCATGTTACTACATAACAAGCAATTCAGCAAACAGGAAACTAGCATGGCACTGCCTGTGCCTAGTCTTAAAAAGGAAACGGCAATATGAAAAGTATGGAGGTCTCACGTTAACTGCAAAGTACTCCTCAACTGCCAATATGTCCCCTCTTCGGTAGCAACACATTTAACTTCAAACTGAAAATCCAATTATAATCAATTATCTTTTGGAACAATTAAATCGTGTCTCAACATATGGTTTCAAGTTCCAATTCCAGATTACATGAAACACCACATGATATTTCGAGGCCATTACTCCACAGCACACTCAAGCAGTCCATTCTCAATGATCTGACAAACTTCCAAGCAAAGTTCTCCAGAAGATTTGGCACGATGTTAATCTTATGCACTGGAGCTACAATAACAAAGAGCCTTATGCTTGACAGGATCTTAAAGGATCATGGTGTGAATTCACACCGCATCAGCGTTGTGCCACCCCTTTGTGCATGGAGGTATCTCCATAAATTCGTCAAACTCCTTGACATGAATATCACAACATTTCCACTGCAAGAATAGATGCAGGATTTATCGACGGTAAAAATCAAGGGATTTACTACTGaacttacaaaaaaaaaacatgaatgtcagagagagagagagaaaagtgcaTACCCCTCTCCTCCTGTCATGAAAAACAGCAGGACCTGGATGGTATTCACATGCAACATCATGGTTATCCTTCTCCTTGTAGGTTTTGCCACATCCTTTATTCTTACAAATCCTTGGTTCATTCAAATCAACCTTTTTCTTGGGCTgtggaagtggaaccgagCATTTCTCAACAGGTTCCACATTTGTACAATTGACAGCAACTGGGTTTTGTGCCTTGGGTTGTGATCCTGAAAATACATCAATGGATCAACCATTCAATTAACTGTTCCATAATTTATGAATGTTTGTAGGATAGCAACCTTTAAAAACATCCATAATGGATAATTAATCGGTTGATTAAAACAAAGTAACTCACCATGGTCAGAGCAGAAGAAACCTTGACGGCACCTTGAGCAAGCCTGAGTTTCCACACCCTGCTTAGTAGACTGGATTGGAGCTGCCTTTGGAGGAGCTGCCTTCGGGGTGTTAAGAGAGACAGCTTTTTCAGTTGTATGCTTCCCTGTGGCACAGCTACACCACGATAGAGTGTTCCATAAGTTATGTTTAGGTTGCCAAAATATAACATGTCATCGATGTTGATATTTCAAGCAAGGATAGTGAGGTCAAGAATGAGAGAACGTGATGGTTAAAACTGGAGTTGGCCAGGTTAAAAGTTAGTTTTGTATGGATGATAatataaagacatcatttaagGTTTTATTCACCAGCAAAGAGCCGTATTTCTTGAACTCCCTGAAAAATAGAATGAATTTTTTCAGCCAATTCAAGCTGATTAATTGGAGGAATTGCTCATACGCTCAATCTAATTTGTCTTCGATCACACAACCTTAACCACCAAAAGTACATTTAGTCAACCATTTATGACTTGCTAAGTTACTGTAGGGAACTTAATTAACTTCACAGTGACATATTGCTGTttacaaatatatattaatcaaaccagaaaataaaaacagatctGAGTGCATAACATAAATGCATGATTAGTTTGACAAGGAGAGTGCTCAATATTCTAGGGGCTGGGAATGCCAGACTTATCAATTTGTCCGATAAACTACTTGGAGCCCACGTTGCCCATGCCGGATTAACCGTATTCTGGGCCGGAGCAATGAACCTATTTGAAGTGGCCCATTTTGTACCAGAAAAGCCCCATGCATGAACAAGCGTTGATTTTACTTCCACACTTAGCTACCCTAGGTTGTGGAGTCAGGCCAGGGAGAGAAGTTCTCGATACTTTTCCATACTTTGTATCTGGAGTACTTCACTTCACCTAATTTACTCTAGTCTTAGGTTTCGGTGGCATTTATCACACGCTTCTGGGACCAGATTCTTGAGGAATGGAATTCTTTGGTTATGTATGGAAAGATAGAAATaaaattactactccctccgtcccgaaataagtgacgtgtatttgtatagattcttatacaaatccatgtcagttattttgggacggagggagtacaattttggGTATTCATTTAATTTTGTTAGGTCTAGGCGCTTTTTCTTCTAGTACTCGaggctctctttttttttacagcagtACTCAAGGCTCTTTATTTTCGTGGCATATATGATTTGCTTAGCCCCGGTGTTATATTTGGTTATTTACTAAAATCCCCTTTTGAGGGAGAACGCTGGATTGTCCGTGTGGATGATTTAGAAGATATAATCGGTGGACATGTATGGTTGGGTTTCATTTGTGTATTTGGCGGAATGTGGCATATCTTAACCAAACCTTTTGCATGGGCTCATCGTGCAATTGTATGGTCTGGAGAAGCTTGCTTGTCTGATAGTTTAAAATACAAATATCGTGTACATTTTGCTTAGCTCACAACTAAATTGAAGCCATAAGATAACTTCAGAAAACCTTTTGAGGCTACTATACTCTGAATAGCAACCATATGTTTGTTAGGTCATGTAGCACAATGATAGTGAATGGGCCAAACAAGTAAAATTACAGTGCACAGAAACCCCATTGTCACATGAACATTAGAACCAATATGTACTGTGCAACAGATTTAAAGTAAATCCAATTATCCAAATAAACACAacatgttttttccttttcaaacAGTTGTACCTTACAGAAAATCAGAAACAACAACCAATGTGTATTAAGTAATCCCCCACTGCCCTATCATGCAAGAAACTAGGGAAGTCTAAAAGCTCAACAATAAGTGAAGAAGGAAATGAAACTAAATGTTGATGGCACGGTTGACACCATTTGTTCTATCATAATATAGCCAAACAGAGTGCAAATCTAACTTGCGAATTGACATGCATAAGAAAACTGGACTCGCTGATAATTGCAATATTTTTCACGAACTTAAATTTATGTCCATGTCACCACGAATGACATTAGGCTagtcatagtgggagtaacaaaGGTGGTAACTAAAGTGCCAACTAAGCAATTTTGATGATGCGtcatgttattaatgaggagagagaggtttgtggtaactagatatgttaccataacatcacacaaaccaaagcaagatgagtctacaacctaataaatgacacaatgcattacaccacatatatgttactacccactatGGAGGTAGTAGCTTGGACTAGTAACATATACATGTTACTACTCTAAGTTACTtcccactatgaccagccttagAGGTGACTATGCCTTGGGAGGGAGCTAAGATCCTTACCCAGGAATAGCCAAAAATAAGCTAAAATCATGGCTTCTTTGCTTGCAACAGCTCCATTCTTTCATGCCATCATGAAACATaggctaaaaaaaagaattgtcAGAAAATCTGTGGCTTTCTCAAAAACAGATACAATCCCTCGAGTACAGCAGAAGAACTTACACCCtgcaacaaatcaaacaatgGGGAGAGGTGTcaaaacacattttttttgacaaatagGAAATTAGTGTTGTAAATCTGTAATTGCAAGTAGGCATGGGTGCAGATATGTTGTCTGAAGCACTTGAtgaaaaccaaataaaaaaaagaaatcaagtTTGTCCAGTCATAAAGGCAAAAATGCATGTTAAGTTAATCCCATGTCATGATTGGTTCATATCTTACTTATTCCAAGCTTTAACTATTTAATCTCAGATCTATGACGGATATTCCTTAAGCACCTTGTTAACATACagtagtaaaaaaaaggattaaTTACAATAGTTCAACTGGTACTTAAATATCAGAATCAAATTTAGCATTGCGTAAAAAATAGTGCTTGTTGTTGGGCAGTTTGTGTTTTTGAAAAGACAAAAGGTATATATGCTCTTCCTTGTCTGGCAGTTACTTCTTCATTGGTATCAAAACATTGCAGAATAATTAGAATTATTTACAACAGAACACTGCAGCAGCGAAAAAGTGTTGCAAATAGCTATTTTCCTAGAGTAAATTTTCTGAAGCTACAGCTTTGATACAAAAACTATAACAATACTATATATTTAAAGAACAATTTCTCACAACTACATGCTCAATTATTTATAGACCAACTGTATAAGAAAGCTACATTTAAAGACAGACAACAAAGAACTACAGATTCAGGGAACGCTTGCATTGCAGAAGTACAGCTTTCTGATGCTCACAAAATCCTAAATCTGCAATTTTTTCATACGTGTTATCACATTCTATAGTTCTATGAAATTAATTGTTAAATTTGAGTTTAGTGATAGTTTATACATTAAACTTGTAGCTTTGTGGAATTTACTCTTTTTCCTTAGCGGACCAGTTTTGTAAAAAACATTAATGCAAGATGTGTACCAAACAAAGCAAAGGTCCCTTGCCTCCCTTGTTTTTATTGTGATCCATCtataaaacaaataaagatCAGCACCTCACACGATGCCTCCTCAACAGGAAAATTCCAGGTTATACAGCAacccaaagaaaaaaattccaaaaggTGTGATTGCATTTACTTCTAGCCTCTTTTACCGATGGCATCAACAGCCTTTCTGACTGAGTAATGCGATTACCAGGTAGATGCCACCAATCTACCATCACCCATGGAACGGATATTGATATGTCAACAACTTAATACTAACATCATTACCCAAATCGTCTCTTAAAGAGTTACACAGATTGTCTCCAAGAGTACACAACTACGGTAAGATTCGGCGGATTTCAATATCTTAGACACAGCAGTTATCCAAATCGTGCCTTCACGGTCTTCGTAGAGCACCTATAGCCTTTGACTCCTTGCTATTGCAAGTTACTAACGCCAGACCGGAGAACTGGGGTTACAACtgtccggcggcgccgacaAACTCGGAGACGAAAGGTGTCCTCCATGATCCACTCTGCTTAAAGATGCGAAACGATGCAAAAATTTGCGAGTGCGGGTATTAggggcgggaggagggagcTTACGGAGGGGTGATAGTGGCAGGAGCCGTCAGGGTTGTCGTCGCTGGTGAATATGGCGTCGCAGCCTATGCGCTGACACCGCAAaggcgcgggggcggcggcgctcttctccgtctccgccGACATCGCGACGCCTCTCTCTCGTCCGAGCTTGCTTTCGaatctctctctgtctctctctctctcccccccggTGGGCCTCTCGACCTTCTTCGGCGAAAGGgtgtaggaaaaaaaaagtctggACTGTCGAGTTCGAGACTCTTCTGGGCTTGGAGTCTTGGACTTGGACCCGAACCGTGGTCGATTTTGTTTTCCTCGTCTGCTGGCAGTAGGCTGCCAAAGAGCCAAGTGCTTCTTGATTCAaagaaaatttataaaaataatgGATTATTTGAATCTTTAGAAAAATTTGTGCGTTGCTTGTTTGATTCCTCATCGATACGAAGTTTATTATGGATCTAAGagagtatttttttctatttttttgtcTTATGTGCCTTCATACTATCTACACCTATCATGTATTGGGttggggtggggggtgggATGGGGGGAGTTCAGCCccgcgaggagggagatcagGGATCGATTCCGATAGCCCAGCTG includes:
- the LOC104584272 gene encoding uncharacterized protein LOC104584272 → MAPRLPLVRGAPARLLLLLAVVLAQLGPLSCDTLRGSVTCLDCAAGHHLSGVVVAVKCTGGAGLHAAQTDGSGSFDVAVPAASGSRCAARVLGGAEQLCAPQGLAVARVVAAAGGSYALGSRLAVFTRCGAGAGAVATMATGSGGQRPAPPGPRPVMSPPQAVGRGSSSPPYGLGIPLIYFFPFIPIIGIP
- the LOC100841957 gene encoding cysteine and histidine-rich domain-containing protein RAR1 → MSAETEKSAAAPAPLRCQRIGCDAIFTSDDNPDGSCHYHPSGPMFHDGMKEWSCCKQRSHDFSLFLAIPGCATGKHTTEKAVSLNTPKAAPPKAAPIQSTKQGVETQACSRCRQGFFCSDHGSQPKAQNPVAVNCTNVEPVEKCSVPLPQPKKKVDLNEPRICKNKGCGKTYKEKDNHDVACEYHPGPAVFHDRRRGWKCCDIHVKEFDEFMEIPPCTKGWHNADAV